GTGGCGGTGCTGCGCCGGGCCGAGGCGATCCCCTCCCCCGCCCCGGACTTCCGGCTCGCCGGCGGTGACATCCTCATCGTCATCGGCACCCGCGAGGGCGTGGAGGCGGCCGCCGCGATACTCGGGCGGGAGTGACCCGCCATGCACTCCTCCGCGGTCTTCCTGATCGAGTTCGGCTGCCTCATTCTCGGGCTCGGGCTGCTCGGCCGGCTCGCCGGGCGCTTCCGCTTCTCGCCGATCCCCCTCTACCTGCTGGCCGGGCTCGCCTTCGGTGAGGGCGGGCTGCTGCCGCTGGGCGCCAGCGAGGACTTCGTCGCCGTGGGCGCCGAGATCGGCGTCATCCTGCTGCTGCTCATGCTGGGCCTGGAGTACACGGCCGCCGACCTCGTCTCCAACCTCCGGACCCACTACACCGCCGGGATCGTCGACGCCGTCCTCAACGCCCTGCCCGGCGCGGCCCTGGCCCTGCTGCTCGGCTGGGGGCCGGTCGCCGCCGTGGTGCTGGCCGGCGTGACCTGGGTGTCGTCCTCCGGCGTCATCGCCAAGGTCCTCGGCGAGCTGGGGCGGCTCGGCAACCGCGAGACGCCGGCCATCCTGAGCATCCTGGTCCTGGAAGACCTCTCCATGGCGGTCTACCTGCCCATCGTCACGGCCCTGCTGGCCGGGGTGAGCCTGGCCGCGGGGGCGCTCACGCTCGCCATCGCCCTCGGGGTGGCGGCCCTCGTGCTCGTCCTCGCGGTGCGCTTCGGCCGTCACGTCTCCCGCTTCGTCTCCAGCGACGACCCGGAGAAGCTGCTGCTGGTCGTGCTGGGGGTGACCCTCGTGGTCGCCGGGGTCGCCCAGCAGTTGCAGGTGTCCGCCGCCGTGGGCGCGTTCCTGGTCGGCATCGCCCTGTCCGGTGAGGTCGCCGAGGGCGCGTCGAGCCTGCTCGCGCCGCTGCGGGACCTGTTCGCCGCGGTGTTCTTCGTCTTCTTCGGCCTGCACACCGACCCGGCCAGCATCCCGCCCGTGCTGCTGCCCGCTCTCGCGCTGGCCGCCGTCACCACCGCGACGAAGATCGCCACCGGCTACTGGGCGGCGCGCCGTGCCGGGATCGGGCCCAAGGGCCGCTGGCGCGCGGGCGGGACGCTGGTGGCCCGCGGCGAGTTCTCCATCGTCATCGCCGGGCTCGCCGTCACGGCCGGCATCGAGCCGTCCCTCGGTCCCCTGGCCACGGCGTACGTCCTCATCCTGGTCCTCCTCGGCCCGCTGACCGCCCGCTGGACCGAGCCACTGGCCACCCGCCTGACCGGCCGCCGCGTGCGCCGGCGGCGGGTCGGGGCGGCCGGGTCCGCGGCGCCGGGCCCGTCCGGCGAGCACGAGACGATCGAGGGGCAGGACACGGTCGGCCGGGCGTGATCACGGGAGACCGGCGGCGGCACGACCCCCCACGAGGGCCGCCCGGTTCGGCCGGTCTTCCACGCCGCGGGTCGCTTCAGCAGGTCTTCCATCCCGCCGCGTGTCGATCAGCCCGTCTTCCATCTCCGCCGCGTGTCGATCAGCCCGTCTTCCATCCCAGCCGCGTGTCGATCAGCCCGTCTTCCACCCCCGCCGCGTGTCGATCCGCTCCCACTCCGCGTCCCACTGCGCCATCCGCCGCCGGTCGAGACCCAGACGGGCCACCCAGGCGGCTCCCAGTACCGCCCCGCCCGTCAGGGCTCCTGCCAGCACGCCGCCGACGGTGGTGTGCAGCCAGGCCTCGCCGGGTGACACCGGCTGCGCGGTGAGGTCACCGTCGCGGTCCACCCACACGGGGATCGTGCTCCCGGCGGGCGCCCGGGGCGGCACCCGTGCCTCCTCCCGGTGGGCCGAGCCGTCCGGCGCGGTCCACCGCACCTTGCCCCAGACCCGGTGGTCGCTCGCCGCGCGCGCCGGGGACGGGCCGGGCGCGTCCTCGACGAGCACCGCCGTGACCTCGCGGCTCTCGGCCCGCTGCCGTTCCACGGCCCGCTCGACGGCGCCCGCCGCCATCGACCCGGCGACCAGCCCGCCCAGCAGGGCGAACACCCAGCCGGCGAGCACCACCCACGCTTCGACGACGTCGACGCGCCGCCTGAGCGGGTTGCGCCGCCACCGCCAGCACCGCACGGTCGTACGCCCTGACGCTTCCATCGGCCGACACCCCCTCGTGAGCACCGGCAGCTCCCTTCCAGTGTGCTCCCCTCACGTCAGCCGGCCCACCGGTCCTCGCCCGGCCTGCGCACCACGGTGAGCAGGCCGTCCTGGCCGGACACCGCTTCCAGGGCCAGCGTGCGGTAGCCGGCCTGTGCGAAGAACACGGTGATGCGGTCCCGGTCCTCGCTGAGCACCATGCCGTCGCCCCACTGCTCGTGCCGTACCTCGGTGCCCACGGGACAGGCGGCCGCGGCGGGATGGGCGGGCCGTTCCTCGTGCCCGTGCCCGGCACGGTCCGCGTCGCACAGGTCGCAGTTCCCGCACGCCCCCGGGTGGTTCTCGCCGAAGTAGCCCAGCAGGAAGCGGCGTCGGCAGCCGGTGGCCTCGGCGTAGGCCCGGGCCATCTCGACGCGCGTGCGGTCGGTGCGGCGGTGCGCCCGCGCCGTCCGCGCGGCCTGCTCGGCCGCCCGCTCCGGGGAGACGCCGGGGACCGGGCGCACCTCGCCCTCCTCCCCCGTGGCGACGGCGTCCGCTTCCTCCAGCAGGTTCACCGCCGCCGTGACGCGGTTCCTGGACAGGCCCGTGTCCTCGCGCAGGTCGTCGAGGTCCGGGAGGTCCCCGCGGTGGTCGTGGACGGCGTGGGCCACGTCCGACAGGGTGTCCCGGCCGGGGGTGCGGCCCGCGAACCAGGTCCGCATGCCCGTGTCCTCGGCCCGGTAGTGCAGGACGGCGAGGGCCGGCTGCCCGTCCCGGCCGCAGCGGCCGATCTCCTGGTAGTAAGCGTCCAGGGAACCCGGCAGTGAGGCGTGCAGCACGAACCGCACGTCCTCCTTGTCGATGCCCATGCCGAACGCCGAGGTCGCCACCACCACGTCGGCCGCGCCGCACAGGAAGACGTCGTGGATCCGCTCGCGTTCGGCGGCGCGCAGTCCGGCGTGGTAGGCCTCCGTGGCCAGTCCGAGGGCGGCCAGTTCGCCGGCGTAGTGCTCGCTGTCCTTGCGGGTCCCGGCGTAGACGATGCCCGGCTTGGGTTCGGCGGCGGCCCGTTCGACGACGGCCCGGCGCCGTTCGTCGTCGTCCAGGAAGCGGCGGACCTCCAGTCTGATCTCGGGCCGGTCGAAGCCGGTGACCATCAGCCGCGGCCGGCGCATGCCCAGGCGTTCGGCGATCTCCTTGCGCACCGGTGCGGCGGCGGTGGCGGTCAGGGCCAGGACGGGTGGCCGGCCCACCCGGCGTACCGCCTGTTCGAGGCGCAGGTAGTCGGGGCGGAAGTCGTGGCCCCAGGAGGACACGCACTGGGCCTCGTCCACCACGCACAGGGCGGGGCGCGCCTCGGCCAGCCGCTCCACCACCTCGTCCTTGGCCAGCTGCTCCGGCGACATGTAGAGCAGGCGGGCGGCGCCGCCGCACACCGCGTCCCACGCGTCCGCCGTCCCGGCCGCGCCGAGGTCGGAGTTGACGGCGACGGCGCGGGGGGCGCGGTCGCCGTCCGGCAGACCGGCGATCTGGTCGCGCTGGAGAGCGAGCAGGGGCGAGACGACCACGACCGGCCCGGACAGCAGCAGGGCGGGGACCTGGTAGACGGCGGACTTGCCGGATCCGGTCGGCATGACCACGAGGGTGTCCTCGCCGTCGAGCACCCATTCCATGGCGGTGAGCTGCTCGGGCAGGAGGGTGTCCCAGCCGAACACCTCGGCGGCGGTCCGCCGCAGCCGCGTGGCCCGGCTCGGGTCCGTCCGCGGCGGCTTCCGTCCCATGCCGGGCTCCTCGCTGCTCCGTGCGGACGCCTGCGTGGTCGCGTCCGCGGCGCACTCCTGGGTACCCCCGGGACCGGGCGCCTATCGCGTATCGGCAGCTGTCCGGCGTGGCCGTCAGGCGGGGGACGCGGCGATCCGTACCCGGTGGCCGGCGTCGTCGGACAGGAAGGACGCCAGCGCCCGGCCTTCCTCCTCGACGGCGGCCCGGTCGGCTCGGGAGAAGCGGCGCAGCGGGGTGACCAGGACGGTGCCGGTGCCGGCCTCGACGGTCCAGGTCGCGGCGACCCGGCCGTCGACGAGGACGACGCGGGCGCCGGCGACCGAGAGGCCGCGGTGGGCGTCGTCGATGATCCGGCCGCGGTCGTGGTAGCCGAGGATCGCGTTGTCGAACGCGGGCAGGAAGCGCACCGGGGCGGGGGTCTCCGGGTCGGGGCGGGGCGCGTCGGGGAGGTCGAGCAGTTCCCGGCCGCGCTCGTCGCGGAAGGCGACCAGTTCGCCGCGCAGGGCGGAGACCGCGGCCGGCAGTCCGGCCAGGCCGCACCAGGCACGCAGGTCGGCCGAGGCGGCGGGGCCGAACGCGGCCAGGTAACGCCGTACCAGCGCCTGGCCCACGGGGTCGGAGCCGTCCGCGGCCGGCGGGTCGGTCTCGCGCCCCAGCCAGGTGGAGAGGAGCGTGTAGCGGGCTCCCCCGGTCGTGCGCCACAGCCCGCGCGGCGGCAGCTGCGCCGTCGGGAGGAGGGCGGCGGCCAGCATCTCGCCCAGGGGCCGGATCCCCGCGGCCGGCCAGCGGCCGGAGACCGCGCGGGCGAGGTCGGACATCGAGCGGGGCTCGCCGTCGGCCATGACCTCGTGGCCGGCCGCCGCGAGTTCCCCGAGGTCGATCCCGTCGAGTTCGCGGCGGTAGGTCCCCAGCACCCTGGTGCGCAGCATGTCGTGGTGGCGGGCCCGCCAGGCCAGGATGTCGGCGGCGGTGACGAGGTGGACGGTGCGGCGCATGAGGTGGGTCCGCACCACGCGCCGTCCGGTCAGCAGGTCCGACAGCGCCGCCGGGTCGAACGTCCGCAGCCGGGACCAGAGGCCGACGTACGGTTCCTGCGGTTCCTGTGCCTGGAGGCCGCACAGGTGCGCGACGGCGTCGAGCACCGGCAGGTCGGCGCGGTCGAGCAGCAGTTGCCGGGCGAGGGTGGCGCGGTTGAGCGCCCGGGCGTCGAGAACGGTCATCGCGTTATCTGGGCCTTCGCGTCGTGGGCCGGCCCGTGGTCGGGGTGTC
This genomic stretch from Streptomyces sp. Go-475 harbors:
- a CDS encoding cation:proton antiporter, which codes for MHSSAVFLIEFGCLILGLGLLGRLAGRFRFSPIPLYLLAGLAFGEGGLLPLGASEDFVAVGAEIGVILLLLMLGLEYTAADLVSNLRTHYTAGIVDAVLNALPGAALALLLGWGPVAAVVLAGVTWVSSSGVIAKVLGELGRLGNRETPAILSILVLEDLSMAVYLPIVTALLAGVSLAAGALTLAIALGVAALVLVLAVRFGRHVSRFVSSDDPEKLLLVVLGVTLVVAGVAQQLQVSAAVGAFLVGIALSGEVAEGASSLLAPLRDLFAAVFFVFFGLHTDPASIPPVLLPALALAAVTTATKIATGYWAARRAGIGPKGRWRAGGTLVARGEFSIVIAGLAVTAGIEPSLGPLATAYVLILVLLGPLTARWTEPLATRLTGRRVRRRRVGAAGSAAPGPSGEHETIEGQDTVGRA
- a CDS encoding RecQ family ATP-dependent DNA helicase; translation: MGRKPPRTDPSRATRLRRTAAEVFGWDTLLPEQLTAMEWVLDGEDTLVVMPTGSGKSAVYQVPALLLSGPVVVVSPLLALQRDQIAGLPDGDRAPRAVAVNSDLGAAGTADAWDAVCGGAARLLYMSPEQLAKDEVVERLAEARPALCVVDEAQCVSSWGHDFRPDYLRLEQAVRRVGRPPVLALTATAAAPVRKEIAERLGMRRPRLMVTGFDRPEIRLEVRRFLDDDERRRAVVERAAAEPKPGIVYAGTRKDSEHYAGELAALGLATEAYHAGLRAAERERIHDVFLCGAADVVVATSAFGMGIDKEDVRFVLHASLPGSLDAYYQEIGRCGRDGQPALAVLHYRAEDTGMRTWFAGRTPGRDTLSDVAHAVHDHRGDLPDLDDLREDTGLSRNRVTAAVNLLEEADAVATGEEGEVRPVPGVSPERAAEQAARTARAHRRTDRTRVEMARAYAEATGCRRRFLLGYFGENHPGACGNCDLCDADRAGHGHEERPAHPAAAACPVGTEVRHEQWGDGMVLSEDRDRITVFFAQAGYRTLALEAVSGQDGLLTVVRRPGEDRWAG
- a CDS encoding winged helix DNA-binding domain-containing protein: MTVLDARALNRATLARQLLLDRADLPVLDAVAHLCGLQAQEPQEPYVGLWSRLRTFDPAALSDLLTGRRVVRTHLMRRTVHLVTAADILAWRARHHDMLRTRVLGTYRRELDGIDLGELAAAGHEVMADGEPRSMSDLARAVSGRWPAAGIRPLGEMLAAALLPTAQLPPRGLWRTTGGARYTLLSTWLGRETDPPAADGSDPVGQALVRRYLAAFGPAASADLRAWCGLAGLPAAVSALRGELVAFRDERGRELLDLPDAPRPDPETPAPVRFLPAFDNAILGYHDRGRIIDDAHRGLSVAGARVVLVDGRVAATWTVEAGTGTVLVTPLRRFSRADRAAVEEEGRALASFLSDDAGHRVRIAASPA